CTCCCCCCTTCCTCCCTCTTTATTTCCTTTTTCCCTTTcccccctttttctttttttcccccccctgAACTCCATTTCTCCtccttctatttttttttcccctttttcccTTCTTTTTCCCCCCCCTCTTTCCCTTCCCTCCTTCCCTTTCcctcttttcctttttcttcccTTCTTCTCCTTCCCTTTTCTTTCTCccccttcttcttttttctccccctcctttttttccccccctccttccccccTTCCCCTCTCCTCCCCCCTTTCCTTCTccctcttctctttttttccctttctctCCCTTCTCTCCTTCTTCTCTcccctttttttctctctctcttttctttcctctctccctcccctcccttccCTCTTTCCTttccctctcccctctcttcctctcttcctcccctcttctctcttttttttctcctttttcccttttcctcccctcccttcctctctccctTTTCCCCCTCCCCTTTTTTCCCTCTCCTTTCTCCCCTCCTCTCTTTTCTTCCTTCTCTCCTTCTTTCTCCCTCTTTTccccttctctttctctctccccttcCTCCCCTCTCCCCTTCCTCCTCTTTCcctctttttttccttctttcccTTTTCCCCTCTTTTTTCTCtccctttttttccttttcctccaccccccttcttttttttcttttccttttcctcCTTCTCTTTCTCCTCCCCCCttttccccctccctcccctctccttctttttttcccctttctttTCTTCCCCTTTCCCctctccctttttttttccctttcttctCCTCTTCCTCCCCTTCCTTCTTCTCCCTTTCTTCCCCCTCTCTTTCCCTTCCCTTTTCCTTCCCCCCTCTTCCCTTTCCCCCTTTCATCCCCCcccattcctttttttttttcctcttttttctcCCCCTCCTTCCCCCTTCTTTCCTCCCCTTTCCttcttccccctttttttttccctcccctcttctccccccccttcttttttctttttttccttctttttcctttttttttcccctttttttttcttttttcttccttcttctccttctccctctcctctcttttccttcttcttttcctcTCCTTTTTCTCCTTTCCTCTTTCCCTCCTCTTTCTCCTTTTTCTTCCCTTTCCCTTTCCCTTTCCCTTCTTCTCCCCTTTTCTTTTCCTCCCCTCTCCCCTTCTTCCTCCCCCTCTTTCCTTCTTCCTCCTCTTTTCCCTCCCCCTTTTCCCCTTTTTTCCTTCCCCCTTCTCCtttttttcctcttcttttctcttctttcctCTTTTCCCCTCCCCTCTTTCCTCTTCCCCTTCCCTTCCTCTCTTTCTTCTCCCCTTCCtttttcctccccccccctcttccccccctcccccttcccccccccttttttctttcttttcccctCCCCTTTCTTTCCCCTCCCTTTTCTCCCTTCCCCCTCCTCTTTTCTCTTTCTCCCTTTCTTCCCCCCCCTTCCTTCTTCTCTTCCCTTTTCCCCCTTCTTCccccttttccttcttttttttccccttcccccttcttttttctctctctccctcctttttccccctttccttccttcccctctcccctcccttttcttcttttttttttccccctctcccctcctcttctctttcccctcccccccccctccccctcttctCCCTTCTCTCCCTTCCCTCCCCTTTTCCCTCCCccttcttctttttcctttcccctctctttttctcccccttttttttcttccctctcctttttttccccttttttttttttccttcccttccttccccccccctctttttccttttttctttccttccccccccctttttttctcccttctcccttttttttttccccccccccccctttcccttttttttctttttcttttctcctttcccccttttcctttttcttccttcttctttcttccttctctttctttttttctttttttttccccccctcttcccccctccccttttttcccctttctttcctttctttttccccccccccccttttttcccccctccccctccccttttttttttttttcttttttctttttccttccctttccccccccttttccctTCCCCCCCTTTTTCCCTTTCTCTTCCCTCTTTTCCTTTCCCTTTTCTTTCTCCCCCTTTCCCTTTCTcccttttctcttcttttcctcctttttcctcttttttttcccccctccccctttcttttttcccttttcctttcctttcttctttttcttttttttcctctccCCTTTCCTTCCCttttctcccccctcccctctttccccttccccctcccctttttctcctttcttttttctttttttcttcctccCCCTTTCTTTTCCCTCTTCCCCTCTTTCTTTCTcccttcttttcctttttttttttttttcttttttccttctccCTTCTCTCCTTCCTCCCCCcccttcttcctttttttcttttttctccccTCTTCccccttttccttttcttttcatttctctCCCTTTCCTTCCTCCCCTCTTTCCTCCCCTTTTTCCCTTCCCCTTCTTTTTCccccttctttccttccttttttttcccccttttttcctCCTTCTCTTTCCCCTTctcttctctccctcccccctccttttccccttttcccctttttcttccctcccccccccccttcccctttccttcccccccttttttttttcttcttttcttttttttttttccttccttttcctttccctttttttccctttccttctctttcttttttcctttttcctttccttttccccCTCCTTTCCCCTCCTTTCTCCCCCTCCTTCCCCTTTCTCCTTTTCCCCTCCCTTTTCCCCCTccccttccttctttttttctcccttTCCCCCCTTTCTccttcctctctttttttttttcctccctcttctcctctccccccctcttctttctttcctttcttcttttttttttctcccctttcccctctccccccttcccccctttttctttttcttttttttttttttttccctccttttccctttttttcttccccccctcctttttttcccctttctcCCTTTCCCTCTCCTTTTTCTCCTCCCTTTCTCCTTTTTCCccctc
This genomic window from Gigantopelta aegis isolate Gae_Host unplaced genomic scaffold, Gae_host_genome ctg10784_pilon_pilon, whole genome shotgun sequence contains:
- the LOC121390927 gene encoding protein PXR1-like is translated as GKKGKREGKERGRKREEKKKEGERRKRKGGGEKGREGKKGERRGKGKKKKEKGEEGGKGKRRRKGGEEREKEKRRGEKKERRERKGKKEKREKERGEERGRGEGGGEKKEGEKKEEGGERKGKEKKGRKRKRGKGKEGRERGGGKRREKGEKKIEGGEMEDGGYGVSAHQTAWTVWRKCDHGGPRPVSGVSCLAASIPK